acaatgcTGTGTAATCATCTGTTCAGAATACATGCCAAAAAACAATGAAAGCACAGATCAAATGTTCTCTTGAAAGTATACCTCACCCGCTCTTAGTTTGGGTTTAATGTAGGCTATGACATAGAGGACCTCTCCAYCTCTTTCAGTCACTCAGAAACAACATGACTTTCTAAAGCAAGACACAATAAACACTAGCATGTCATGTGATTAGGGTGTCTAttcttaagcaataaggcctgaggggttgtggtttatggccaatataccacggctaagggctgttcttatgcacgatgcaACGCGGAATGCTAGGATACAGCCCGTAGCCGGGCGCGCCGGAGAGCAAGGCTGATGTTTTACgtattcctaaccaattgtgttttttgtttgtttctttgcgttgtttgtaactgatttttttacttattttgtacataatgttgctgctaccatctcttatgaccaaaaataacttctggacatcagaactgcgattactcaacACAYaatggcagaatccttttttcccttattttcctttaacgagtccaacgAGCCCGgcgtgaatgatatactgctttcccgggaacgggcccagatccccgtgaagagaaggcagagaaaaaggggccggagggcgggctgcctNNNNNNNNNNNNNNNNNNNNNNNNNNNNNNNNNNNNNNNNNNNNNNNNNNNNNNNNNNNNNNNNNNNNNNNNNNNNNNNNNNNNNNNNNNNNNNNNNNNNNNNNNNNNNNNNNNNNNNNNNNNNNNNNNNNNNNNNNNNNNNNNNNNNNNNNNNNNNNNNNNNNNNNNNNNNNNNNNNNNNNNNNNNNNNNNNNNNNNNNNNNNNNNNNNNNNNNNNNNNNNNNNNNNNNNNNNNNNNNNNNNNNNNNNNNNNNNNNNNNNNNNNNNNNNNNNNNNNNNNNNNNNNNNNNNNNNNNNNNNNNNNNNNNNNNNNNNNNNNNNNNNNNNNNNNNNNNNNNNNNNNNNNNNNNNNNNNNNNNNNNNNNNNNNNNNNNNNNNNNNNNNNNNNNNNNNNNNNNNNNNNNNNNNNNNNNNNNNNNNNNNNNNNNNNNNNNNNNNNNNNNNNNNNNNNNNNNNNNNNNNNNNNNNNNNNNNNNNNNNNNNNNNNNNNNNNNNNNNNNNNNNNNNNNNNNNNNNNNNNNNNNNNNNNNNNNNNNNNNNNNNNNNNNNNNNNNNNNNNNNNNNNNNNNNNNNNNNNNNNNNNNNNNNNNNNNNNNNNNNNNNNNNNNNNNNNNNNNNNNNNNNNNNNNNNNNNNNNNNNNNNNNNNNNNNNNNNNNNNNNNNNNNNNNNNNNNNNNNNNNNNNNNNNNNNNNNNNNNNNNNNNNNNNNNNNNNNNNNNNNNNNNNNNNNNNNNNNNNNNNNNNNNNNNNNNNNNNNNNNNNNNNNNNNNNNNNNNNNNNNNNNNNNNNNNNNNNNNNNNNNNNNNNNNNNNNNNNNNNNNNNNNNNNNNNNNNNNNNNNNNNNNNNNNNNNNNNNNNNNNNNNNNNNNNNNNNNNNNNNNNNNNNNNNNNNNNNNNNNNNNNNNNNNNNNNNNNNNNNNNNNNNNNNNNNNNNNNNNNNNNNNNNNNNNNNNNNNNNNNNNNNNNNNNNNNNNNNNNNNNNNNNNNNNNNNNNNNNNNNNNNNNNNNNNNNNNNNNNNNNNNNNNNNNNNNNNNNNNNNNNNNNNNNNNNNNNNNNNNNNNNNNNNNNNNNNNNNNNNNNNNNNNNNNNNNNNNNNNNNNNNNNNNNNNNNNNNNNNNNNNNNNNNNNNNNNNNNNNNNNNNNNNNNNNNNNNNNNNNNNNNNNNNNNNNNNNNNNNNNNNNNNNNNNNNNNNNNNNNNNNNNNNNNNNNNNNNNNNNNNNNNNNNNNNNNNNNNNNNNNNNNNNNNNNNNNNNNNNNNNNNNNNNNNNNNNNNNNNNNNNNNNNNNNNNNNNNNNNNNNNNNNNNNNNNNNNNNNNNNNNNNNNNNNNNNNNNNNNNNNNNNNNNNNNNNNNNNNNNNNNNNNNNNNNNNNNNNNNNNNNNNNNNNNNNNNNNNNNNNNNNNNNNNNNNNNNNNNNNNNNNNNNNNNNNNNNNNNNNNNNNNNNNNNNNNNNNNNNNNNNNNNNNNNNNNNNNNNNNNNNNNNNNNNNNNNNNNNNNNNNNNNNNNNNNNNNNNNNNNNNNNNNNNNNNNNNNNNNNNNNNNNNNNNNNNNNNNNNNNNNNNNNNNNNNNNNNNNNNNNNNNNNNNNNNNNNNNNNNNNNNNNNNNNNNNNNNNNNNNNNNNNNNNNNNNNNNNNNNNNNNNNNNNNNNNNNNNNNNNNNNNNNNNNNNNNNNNNNNNNNNNNNNNNNNNNNNNNNNNNNNNNNNNNNNNNNNNNNNNNNNNNNNNNNNNNNNNNNNNNNNNNNNNNNNNNNNNNNNNNNNNNNNNNNNNNNNNNNNNNNNNNNNNNNNNNNNNNNNNNNNNNNNNNNNNNNNNNNNNNNNNNNNNNNNNNNNNNNNNNNNNNNNNNNNNNNNNNNNNNNNNNNNNNNNNNNNNNNNNNNNNNNNNNNNNNNNNNNNNNNNNNNNNNNNNNNNNNNNNNNNNNNNNNNNNNNNNNNNNNNNNNNNNNNNNNNNNNNNNNNNNNNNNNNNNNNNNNNNNNNNNNNNNNNNNNNNNNNNNNNNNNNNNNNNNNNNNNNNNNNNNNNNNNNNNNNNNNNNNNNNNNNNNNNNNNNNNNNNNNNNNNNNNNNNNNNNNNNNNNNNNNNNNNNNNNNNNNNNNNNNNNNNNNNNNNNNNNNNNNNNNNNNNNNNNNNNNNNNNNNNNNNNNNNNNNNNNNNNNNNNNNNNNNNNNNNNNNNNNNNNNNNNNNNNNNNNNNNNNNNNNNNNNNNNNNNNNNNNNNNNNNNNNNNNNNNNNNNNNNNNNNNNNNNNNNNNNNNNNNNNNNNNNNNNNNNNNNNNNNNNNNNNNNNNNNNNNNNNNNNNNNNNNNNNNNNNNNNNNNNNNNNNNNNNNNNNNNNNNNNNNNNNNNNNNNNNNNNNNNNNNNNNNNNNNNNNNNNNNNNNNNNNNNNNNNNNNNNNNNNNNNNNNNNNNNNNNNNNNNNNNNNNNNNNNNNNNNNNNNNNNNNNNNNNNNNNNNNNNNNNNNNNNNNNNNNNNNNNNNNNNNNNNNNNNNNNNNNNNNNNNNNNNNNNNNNNNNNNNNNNNNNNNNNNNNNNNNNNNNNNNNNNNNNNNNNNNNNNNNNNNNNNNNNNNNNNNNNNNNNNNNNNNNNNNNNNNNNNNNNNNNNNNNNNNNNNNNNNNNNNNNNNNNNNNNNNNNNNNNNNNNNNNNNNNNNNNNNNNNNNNNNNNNNNNNNNNNNNNNNNNNNNNNNNNNNNNNNNNNNNNNNNNNNNNNNNNNNNNNNNNNNNNNNNNNNNNNNNNNNNNNNNNNNNNNNNNNNNNNNNNNNNNNNNNNNNNNNNNNNNNNNNNNNNNNNNNNNNNNNNNNNNNNNNNNNNNNNNNNNNNNNNNNNNNNNNNNNNNNNNNNNNNNNNNNNNNNNNNNNNNNNNNNNNNNNNNNNNNNNNNNNNNNNNNNNNNNNNNNNNNNNNNNNNNNNNNNNNNNNNNNNNNNNNNNNNNNNNNNNNNNNNNNNNNNNNNNNNNNNNNNNNNNNNNNNNNNNNNNNNNNNNNNNNNNNNNNNNNNNNNNNNNNNNNNNNNNNNNNNNNNNNNNNNNNNNNNNNNNNNNNNNNNNNNNNNNNNNNNNNNNNNNNNNNNNNNNNNNNNNNNNNNNNNNNNNNNNNNNNNNNNNNNNNNNNNNNNNNNNNNNNNNNNNNNNNNNNNNNNNNNNNNNNNNNNNNNNNNNNNNNNNNNNNNNNNNNNNNNNNNNNNNNNNNNNNNNNNNNNNNNNNNNNNNNNNNNNNNNNNNNNNNNNNNNNNNNNNNNNNNNNNNNNNNNNNNNNNNNNNNNNNNNNNNNNNNNNNNNNNNNNNNNNNNNNNNNNNNNNNNNNNNNNNNNNNNNNNNNNNNNNNNNNNNNNNNNNNNNNNNNNNNNNNNNNNNNNNNNNNNNNNNNNNNNNNNNNNNNNNNNNNNNNNNNNNNNNNNNNNNNNNNNNNNNNNNNNNNNNNNNNNNNNNNNNNNNNNNNNNNNNNNNNNNNNNNNNNNNNNNNNNNNNNNNNNNNNNNNNNNNNNNNNNNNNNNNNNNNNNNNNNNNNNNNNNNNNNNNNNNNNNNNNNNNNNNNNNNNNNNNNNNNNNNNNNNNNNNNNNNNNNNNNNNNNNNNNNNNNNNNNNNNNNNNNNNNNNNNNNNNNNNNNNNNNNNNNNNNNNNNNNNNNNNNNNNNNNNNNNNNNNNNNNNNNNNNNNNNNNNNNNNNNNNNNNNNNNNNNNNNNNNNNNNNNNNNNNNNNNNNNNNNNNNNNNNNNNNNNNNNNNNNNNNNNNNNNNNNNNNNNNNNNNNNNNNNNNNNNNNNNNNNNNNNNNNNNNNNNNNNNNNNNNNNNNNNNNNNNNNNNNNNNNNNNNNNNNNNNNNNNNNNNNNNNNNNNNNNNNNNNNNNNNNNNNNNNNNNNNNNNNNNNNNNNNNNNNNNNNNNNNNNNNNNNNNNNNNNNNNNNNNNNNNNNNNNNNNNNNNNNNNNNNNNNNNNNNNNNNNNNNNNNNNNNNNNNNNNNNNNNNNNNNNNNNNNNNNNNNNNNNNNNNNNNNNNNNNNNNNNNNNNNNNNNNNNNNNNNNNNNNNNNNNNNNNNNNNNNNNNNNNNNNNNNNNNNNNNNNNNNNNNNNNNNNNNNNNNNNNNNNNNNNNNNNNNNNNNNNNNNNNNNNNNNNNNNNNNNNNNNNNNNNNNNNNNNNNNNNNNNNNNNNNNNNNNNNNNNNNNNNNNNNNNNNNNNNNNNNNNNNNNNNNNNNNNNNNNNNNNNNNNNNNNNNNNNNNNNNNNNNNNNNNNNNNNNNNNNNNNNNNNNNNNNNNNNNNNNNNNNNNNNNNNNNNNNNNNNNNNNNNNNNNNNNNNNNNNNNNNNNNNNNNNNNNNNNNNNNNNNNNNNNNNNNNNNNNNNNNNNNNNNNNNNNNNNNNNNNNNNNNNNNNNNNNNNNNNNNNNNNNNNNNNNNNNNNNNNNNNNNNNNNNNNNNNNNNNNNNNNNNNNNNNNNNNNNNNNNNNNNNNNNNNNNNNNNNNNNNNNNNNNNNNNNNNNNNNNNNNNNNNNNNNNNNNNNNNNNNNNNNNNNNNNNNNNNNNNNNNNNNNNNNNNNNNNNNNNNNNNNNNNNNNNNNNNNNNNNNNNNNNNNNNNNNNNNNNNNNNNNNNNNNNNNNNNNNNNNNNNNNNNNNNNNNNNNNNNNNNNNNNNNNNNNNNNNNNNNNNNNNNNNNNNNNNNNNNNNNNNNNNNNNNNNNNNNNNNNNNNNNNNNNNNNNNNNNNNNNNNNNNNNNNNNNNNNNNNNNNNNNNNNNNNNNNNNNNNNNNNNNNNNNNNNNNNNNNNNNNNNNNNNNNNNNNNNNNNNNNNNNNNNNNNNNNNNNNNNNNNNNNNNNNNNNNNNNNNNNNNNNNNNNNNNNNNNNNNNNNNNNNNNNNNNNNNNNNNNNNNNNNNNNNNNNNNNNNNNNNNNNNNNNNNNNNNNNNNNNNNNNNNNNNNNNNNNNNNNNNNNNNNNNNNNNNNNNNNNNNNNNNNNNNNNNNNNNNNNNNNNNNNNNNNNNNNNNNNNNNNNNNNNNNNNNNNNNNNNNNNNNNNNNNNNNNNNNNNNNNNNNNNNNNNNNNNNNNNNNNNNNNNNNNNNNNNNNNNNNNNNNNNNNNNNNNNNNNNNNNNNNNNNNNNNNNNNNNNNNNNNNNNNNNNNNNNNNNNNNNNNNNNNNNNNNNNNNNNNNNNNNNNNNNNNNNNNNNNNNNNNNNNNNNNNNNNNNNNNNNNNNNNNNNNNNNNNNNNNNNNNNNNNNNNNNNNNNNNNNNNNNNNNNNNNNNNNNNNNNNNNNNNNNNNNNNNNNNNNNNNNNNNNNNNNNNNNNNNNNNNNNNNNNNNNNNNNNNNNNNNNNNNNNNNNNNNNNNNNNNNNNNNNNNNNNNNNNNNNNNNNNNNNNNNNNNNNNNNNNNNNNNNNNNNNNNNNNNNNNNNNNNNNNNNNNNNNNNNNNNNNNNNNNNNNNNNNNNNNNNNNNNNNNNNNNNNNNNNNNNNNNNNNNNNNNNNNNNNNNNNNNNNNNNNNNNNNNNNNNNNNNNNNNNNNNNNNNNNNNNNNNNNNNNNNNNNNNNNNNNNNNNNNNNNNNNNNNNNNNNNNNNNNNNNNNNNNNNNNNNNNNNNNNNNNNNNNNNNNNNNNNNNNNNNNNNNNNNNNNNNNNNNNNNNNNNNNNNNNNNNNNNNNNNNNNNNNNNNNNNNNNNNNNNNNNNNNNNNNNNNNNNNNNNNNNNNNNNNNNNNNNNNNNNNNNNNNNNNNNNNNNNNNTGCGCTAAACACcatccctctacaactggatcctggacttcctgtcagGCCACCCCAGAGGTAAGGCTAGAGtaaaacacatccgccatgctgatcttcaacacgggggcccttcaaGGGTGCGGCTCAgaccactcctgtactccctgttcactcatgactgcatggccaggcacgactccaacaccatcattagtttgcagatgacacaacagtagtaggcctgatcacgacaaacgacgagatagcctatagggaggaggtcagagacctggccagtgtggtgccaggacaacaacctctccctcaacgtgatcaagacaaaggagtgactatggactacaggaaaaagacggaccgagcacacccccattctcatcgacaaggctgtagtggagcaggttagaagcttcaagttctttggtgtccacatcaccaacaaactaacatggtccaagcagtggcgtgccgtggcctggggcctaggccttagtgaggtactacacagtcccacccgaattaatccacctctttaccatcattatgccatggctctagacactatacatttagacagaaacgcagtataaccaggtgttgcgtcaccttgaaataacatgacatttttgggtaaacagtgttaacagacaactcaagtttgccaaagccagtgtggctccaaacaccaaatcgatcacttgcaaataatagcattcccagcagtacagtttgcagtgcttctcggagcctgtgagccattgacagcgctcataGTGAAAACTTtgaagtggcgagcgaacgaaacccgttcccgcctgtgacaggctttgtggcgtcgggcgacctctccttacaatgtctaacttttcttgaaaagttcgtcttgagaatggcgttataattataatctcgaccaaatcgatatcttctcctccttccgccatttgTGGGttgaaaaacagcttagtagaacgcaaattaattcgtttatcaaattcagtttctaGATACTgatgcatagacctgcccataggacctgcctctcaatattggtaatccaatcaaaagacgtggacgcactacgcctgctagctggctcctgtgtaacactggagccagccagcaggcgtacaatagccaactctaaagctgattggttgacacaaaattttaatttccattcactttaagctacaagcgcccgcactgttgattctgaaggcctgagggcagattttagacccctggcaacacatgatggctgaatatgattggataaaagatctaacataaagaccagccgtccaaatctcaacctggggctggaagcagtgcaaccaagaggaaagctatgaaatgaagagtataactcttgggaaatatatttaaaaaatatatatattctgatgatgtttaggccagcagagaaggccttgcaggccctgacggcccaccactgggtCCAAGCATACCAatacagccgtgaagagggcacaacaaaaccttttcctactcaggagactgaaaggatggctacccagaatatttgcattgcctccccccccccctcttttacaccgctgctactctctgtgttatcatctatgcaaCTCTAACTACATGTTCATATTACCTCGATATATAtgctccgcacattgactctgtaccggtacccccctgtatatactctcgctattgttattttactgctgctctttaattacttgttacttttatttattattcttattcgtatttttatttattaaactgcattgttggttaggggctcataagtaagtattcaactgtaaggtctacacctgttgttttcgacgcatgtgactaatacaatttgatttgatttgatttggtatattggccaagtatcacaaacccccgaggtgccttattgctattacaagctggttaccaacataattagagcagtacaaatacatATTGTCATACCCATCGTATATGGTTTGATATACTGTACAACGGCTTTCAGCCAAATCaggattcagggctcgaaccacccagtttataatgtctaTTAAAAGTTCTCTGATTGAATTCCCTTTCAGAACAAACACAGTGAAATTACCTGTAGTTCACGAAGACTCAAATTGTATTGTAAATAATGGCATTATTAGATGTTGGAAGAAACCACAATGTCcaataaaaatatgtttaatgTCTCGGCCTGTCTTGAGGCTTTATACGTAAACTCAGTCATTCCTTCTGGAGAGCAAAGGACAAACAACCCCTTGAGTCTGCCTTTTTCATCAGTAAGGTTGGTATGGAAAATCATTCAACCCGTAAAAACATGGAGAGCAACATAAAGAACCTAAGAGGACGACTGAGAAAAATATGAACATGTATGTAATTGTTGACTTACATGCTACTTCCAGGGATGCATTGCGGCTGACAGCTTCTCCRAGGTAGTTGCGGGCGACGCAGACGTAGGAGCCCTCATCCGGTTTGGAGCGTCGTCCGTGGACGATACGTAGGAAAAAGAGGGAGCCGCTGGGAAGGAGCATGCGGTGAGACCGCGGGTCATCTTTGTCCGTTTCCACACGCTCCCCGTCCTTGTACCACTCCACCGTGGGGCTGGGCCGCCCCTCCgccttgcagttgagggtggCGGGCTCCCCTTGGACACGATCA
This genomic interval from Salvelinus sp. IW2-2015 linkage group LG22, ASM291031v2, whole genome shotgun sequence contains the following:
- the LOC112081387 gene encoding uncharacterized protein, which encodes MDHPAMTACSLPGLPPGSLHPDPVCARRTPPRDRRAPSDLIVSKGSPPPSTARRRGGPAPRWSGTRTGSVWKRTKMTRGLTACSFPAAPSFSYVSSTDDAPNRMRAPTSASPATTXEKLSAAMHPWK